The sequence TGAACTGCACCACGTCGCTGGCGAACACGGGTTCGTCGTGGCTGAAGGCGGCGAGCACCGGGTCGCCGGGGATGTCGCGTGCGTCGACGAGGCCGCGCACGCCGGGCAGGGCCAGCGCCGCGGTCGCATCGATGCCGCGCAGGCGTCCATGGGCCACGGGGGAGCAGATGGGCGCGGCGTGCAGCGTGCCGCGCACCTCGGGAATGTCGTCGATGTAGGTGGCACCGCCGGCCACCTGGGCGCGCGCGCTTTCGTGGTGGCGCGAGACGCCGGCGGCGCGCTGTGGAGCTGCAGGAGCAGGGGGAGAAGTTGGGGTCAGATCGTTGGGTGCTTCGTCCGCGTCGGCGCGCGACGAAATCACCACGGGTGTGGCCGGTGCCTTGTCTCGCGCGTTCATGCCAGGGCCTCCATCGACACCGATTCGAGGTTGATGCTTTGCAGGCCCTGGCTTTCCAGCCAGAAGCGCTGCAGCAGGTTGCCCAGCACGGTCTGGCGGTAGGCGGCGCTGGCGCGCATGTCGCTGATGGGCTGGAACTCGGCGCGCAGCGTGGCCACGGCGGCCATCACGCTGTCGGCATTCCACGCCTGGCCGAGCAAGGCGGCTTCGGTCTGGCGGGCGCGCACCGGCGTGGCGGCCACACCGCCAGCGCCGATGGAGATGGTCTTCACCTGGCCGCCGTCCAGCGTCATGCGGATGGCCAGGCAGACGGCAGAGATGTCGTCGTCGAAGCGTTTGCTGATCTTGTAGACGCGGAGGAACTCGGTCTCCACCGGCCTGGGCACCTTGATCCAGCACAGCAACTCATCCGGCCGCATCACATTCGTGCGGTAGCCCGTGTACAGATCCTCCAACCTCAGCTCCCTGTGAGCGACAGCCTGGCGCCTTGCATCCCAGCGCATCAACACCACACTCGCGCCCAGCGCGATCAGCAGCGGCATGCTGTCGCCGATGGGCGAGCCGTTGGCCACGTTGCCGCCCAGCGTGCCCGAGTTGCGCACCGGCAGGCCGGCGAAGCGCTGGGCGAAAGTCTTGAGGGGTGGGCGCTCGCTCACCAGCGCGGCATAGGCCTTGTGCAGCGACACGGCCGCGCCAATGGCGATGTGGTGCGGGTAGGTTTCCACGCGGCGCAGTTCCTCGGCGGCGGTCACGTCGAGCACCTGGCCAAAACGCTTGTGTTGCTTGGTGACCCACAGGCCCACGTCGGTGCAGCCGGCCACCACCTGGGCTCGCGGGTGTGCGCAGCGGTCTTGCAGCAGGCGGGTCAGGGTGGTGGGGCGCAGGTAGGCGCCGTTGGCCGGGGGAGCGGGGCGCTCGCCTAGGGCTTCCAGCGCGGCCACCACCACGGGTTCGTTCACCCCGCAGCCGGCCGGCAAGGGCAGGCTGGCCATCTGCTGGGCCGCGTCGAAGATGGGCCGGTAGCCGGTGCAGCGGCACAGGTTGCCTGACAGTTCCACCTGGGCTTGCGCACGGTCGATACCTTGCCCGCCGCCCGTGTTCTGGTACATGCCGAACAGGCTCATGACAAAGCCCGGCGTGCAAAAGCCGCACTGGCTGCCGTGGCACTGCACCATGGCTTCCTGCACTGGATGCAGTTCGCCGCTGGCCGAGGGCAGGTCTTCCGTGGTCCAAACCGCCATGCCCTGCACCGAATGCGCCAGCCGGATGCAGCTGTTGATGGCCTTGTATTGCAACTGGCCACCCACCGCCTCGCCCAGCACCACGGTGCAGGCGCCGCAGTCGCCTTC is a genomic window of Hydrogenophaga sp. RAC07 containing:
- the xdhA gene encoding xanthine dehydrogenase small subunit, with the protein product MTPPISPQTLTFWRRGQAVTLDNVAPDRTLLEVLREDLHCTGTKEGCGEGDCGACTVVLGEAVGGQLQYKAINSCIRLAHSVQGMAVWTTEDLPSASGELHPVQEAMVQCHGSQCGFCTPGFVMSLFGMYQNTGGGQGIDRAQAQVELSGNLCRCTGYRPIFDAAQQMASLPLPAGCGVNEPVVVAALEALGERPAPPANGAYLRPTTLTRLLQDRCAHPRAQVVAGCTDVGLWVTKQHKRFGQVLDVTAAEELRRVETYPHHIAIGAAVSLHKAYAALVSERPPLKTFAQRFAGLPVRNSGTLGGNVANGSPIGDSMPLLIALGASVVLMRWDARRQAVAHRELRLEDLYTGYRTNVMRPDELLCWIKVPRPVETEFLRVYKISKRFDDDISAVCLAIRMTLDGGQVKTISIGAGGVAATPVRARQTEAALLGQAWNADSVMAAVATLRAEFQPISDMRASAAYRQTVLGNLLQRFWLESQGLQSINLESVSMEALA